In Acidobacteriota bacterium, one DNA window encodes the following:
- a CDS encoding protein kinase — MTPERWQRVDEIFQTAIELKAEERAVFVESACAGDEQLRREVDSLMAADEQGLNLVEESVLQVAAGLLATGEPELAEGQAIGHYEIVGLIGRGGMGEVYLATDTRLKRRVALKFLPAAYTSHPDRLRRFQQEAQAASALNHPNILTIYELGKVNEQQFIATEFVEGETLRQRLKRAPLTLVETLELALQIGSALSAAHAAGIVHRDIKPENIMVRRDGYLKVLDFGLAKLTEQHEPVTRAHTAAPKSGDANISSGLVLGTVKYMSPEQAHGLPVDARSDIFSFGVVLYEMLTGRKPFDGETTSHVIAALLEHDPAAVSTISPGIPPDLERVVTRALQKDCQARYQTAAELIEALKQIKHQLGAPEQSTKKPGSLQGEVATAPQTWNADLIGGIRRHFRSLASGTFGFAAVVAAVFYFASSSESGKPINSIAILPFAHVSSDANGEYVASGIADYLTNRLARLPALTVLASSAAARSKTSNPLTVSQDARALGNQLHVEAVVAGQVTLQDNRLQIRVELVDVRGNGSRWARQYERDAADILSTQDDLVRELSAQLRANLTPNEARQLAKRSTESREAYQSYLRGRYHWNKRTEPELRKAVAFFDEASGLDPQYALAYAGLADAYQVLALHGPLSPQEYCPRAKAAAEQALKLDDTLAEAHTALAYVKFLHEWDWPGAEAEFKRAIKLNPNYATAHQWYGEYLGNMGRPWEALSERERALRLDPLSPIITAELGFSYLEARQYDRAVEEYRKATELYPDFAPAHSFLAGAYEASGLYDQAIAENQKAITLAADGYDLASLARIYAGAGRRLDAQKLLAEITLNIKHKYYPATHIAAAYAALGDKDKAFEWLDKAYEHRDWGLVLLKVYPIFDSLRADPRFAELLQRMNFSG; from the coding sequence ATGACTCCTGAACGTTGGCAACGAGTTGACGAAATCTTCCAGACTGCCATTGAGTTGAAGGCAGAAGAACGCGCGGTTTTCGTCGAGAGCGCCTGCGCTGGCGACGAGCAACTGCGCCGCGAAGTTGACTCGCTCATGGCGGCGGACGAGCAAGGGTTGAACCTCGTTGAGGAGTCTGTGCTACAGGTAGCAGCCGGTTTGCTGGCAACGGGTGAGCCTGAACTAGCAGAAGGCCAGGCCATCGGCCATTACGAGATCGTCGGGCTGATTGGCAGGGGCGGCATGGGGGAGGTTTACCTCGCCACCGACACGCGGCTCAAGCGCCGTGTCGCGCTCAAGTTCTTGCCTGCGGCTTACACCAGCCACCCCGACCGCCTGCGCCGCTTTCAGCAGGAAGCGCAAGCGGCCTCGGCGCTGAATCATCCCAACATCCTGACGATTTATGAACTCGGCAAGGTAAACGAGCAGCAGTTCATTGCAACCGAGTTTGTCGAAGGCGAAACGTTGCGGCAGCGGCTGAAGCGCGCGCCGCTCACCCTGGTTGAAACACTCGAACTCGCCCTCCAAATCGGCAGCGCGCTCAGCGCCGCGCACGCTGCCGGCATCGTCCATCGTGACATCAAGCCGGAAAACATCATGGTGCGCCGCGACGGTTACCTCAAAGTCCTGGACTTCGGCCTCGCCAAGCTCACCGAACAGCACGAGCCTGTGACGCGGGCGCATACTGCCGCGCCAAAGTCCGGGGACGCAAACATCTCCTCCGGTTTGGTACTGGGCACGGTGAAATACATGTCGCCTGAACAGGCGCATGGTCTGCCGGTAGACGCACGCAGTGATATTTTCAGCTTCGGCGTGGTGCTTTACGAGATGCTGACGGGCCGCAAGCCCTTTGACGGTGAAACGACCAGCCACGTCATTGCGGCGCTCCTCGAACATGACCCGGCTGCGGTCTCGACGATTTCACCAGGGATACCGCCAGACCTTGAGCGTGTGGTTACGCGGGCTTTGCAGAAGGACTGCCAAGCGCGCTATCAGACCGCAGCGGAATTGATCGAGGCGTTGAAACAAATCAAGCATCAACTTGGCGCACCGGAACAATCCACAAAGAAGCCAGGCAGCTTACAGGGAGAGGTCGCGACAGCGCCTCAAACCTGGAACGCAGACCTCATTGGCGGAATTCGCCGCCACTTCCGCAGCCTCGCATCCGGCACCTTTGGCTTTGCCGCAGTTGTTGCAGCAGTCTTCTACTTTGCCTCGTCATCTGAATCTGGCAAGCCGATCAACTCCATCGCCATACTGCCGTTTGCTCATGTTAGTTCCGATGCGAATGGAGAGTATGTAGCCAGCGGAATCGCTGATTATTTGACCAACCGCCTCGCGCGCTTACCGGCATTGACCGTGCTTGCGAGCAGCGCGGCAGCGCGCTCCAAAACAAGTAACCCGCTGACCGTCAGTCAGGATGCGCGCGCGCTTGGCAATCAACTGCACGTCGAGGCGGTGGTGGCGGGCCAGGTGACGCTGCAAGACAATCGCCTGCAAATCCGCGTTGAACTGGTTGATGTGCGCGGCAATGGTTCGCGCTGGGCCAGACAGTACGAGCGGGATGCGGCGGACATCCTGAGCACGCAGGACGACCTTGTGCGGGAGCTTTCGGCGCAACTCCGGGCGAACTTAACGCCCAACGAAGCGCGCCAACTCGCCAAGCGTTCGACTGAGAGCCGCGAGGCCTATCAGTCCTATCTCAGAGGCCGCTACCACTGGAACAAGCGAACCGAACCTGAACTCCGCAAAGCGGTCGCCTTCTTTGATGAAGCCAGCGGGCTTGATCCTCAATATGCCCTGGCGTATGCCGGTTTGGCTGACGCTTATCAGGTCTTGGCTTTGCACGGACCGTTGTCGCCGCAAGAGTATTGTCCACGGGCCAAGGCGGCGGCGGAGCAGGCGCTCAAGCTGGATGACACGCTCGCCGAAGCCCATACCGCGTTGGCTTACGTCAAATTCCTTCACGAATGGGATTGGCCGGGCGCTGAGGCTGAATTCAAGCGCGCCATCAAACTCAATCCCAACTACGCCACGGCTCATCAATGGTATGGTGAGTATCTGGGAAATATGGGCCGCCCCTGGGAGGCTTTAAGTGAGCGGGAGCGCGCGCTCAGACTCGATCCGCTTTCGCCCATCATCACGGCAGAGCTAGGCTTTTCCTATCTCGAAGCGCGCCAATATGACCGGGCGGTCGAAGAATATCGCAAAGCGACCGAACTGTACCCGGACTTCGCCCCGGCGCATAGCTTCCTCGCAGGTGCTTACGAAGCAAGTGGCCTTTATGACCAAGCCATAGCCGAAAACCAGAAGGCGATCACTTTGGCGGCTGATGGCTATGACCTCGCTTCGCTAGCACGCATATACGCAGGAGCGGGAAGACGCCTGGACGCGCAAAAGTTATTGGCGGAAATCACGCTGAACATAAAGCACAAATACTACCCAGCGACGCACATCGCCGCAGCGTATGCAGCCCTCGGCGATAAAGACAAAGCGTTCGAATGGCTCGACAAGGCGTATGAACACAGGGACTGGGGCTTAGTCCTGCTCAAGGTTTATCCCATCTTTGATAGCCTTCGCGCTGATCCGCGCTTCGCAGAGTTGTTGCAGCGGATGAATTTTTCTGGCTGA
- a CDS encoding sigma-70 family RNA polymerase sigma factor: MAALPDEITQLLLNWNNGDQAALAELIPLVDAELRRLARHYLARENSGHTLQTSALINEAYIRLLDQPNMPWQNRAHFFGVAAQVMRHVLIDHARRYCYAKRGGGAHKVPLDEVLIVNDQRAEELVALDDALQTLATLDPRKSQIIELRFFGGLSIAETAEVLKLAPITVTREWRAAKAWLRREMNKT, encoded by the coding sequence ATGGCAGCTTTACCAGACGAGATCACACAACTCTTGCTCAATTGGAACAACGGCGACCAGGCTGCGTTGGCCGAGTTGATTCCGCTCGTGGACGCTGAGTTGCGGCGGCTGGCGCGGCATTACCTGGCGCGCGAGAATTCCGGTCACACCCTGCAAACCTCGGCGCTCATCAACGAGGCCTACATTCGTTTGCTCGATCAGCCGAACATGCCGTGGCAGAATCGGGCGCACTTTTTCGGCGTCGCGGCCCAGGTAATGCGCCACGTTCTGATTGATCATGCGCGCCGGTATTGTTATGCGAAACGCGGCGGCGGGGCGCACAAAGTTCCGCTCGATGAGGTGCTGATCGTGAATGACCAGCGCGCCGAGGAGTTGGTGGCGCTCGACGACGCGCTGCAAACGCTGGCGACGCTCGATCCCCGCAAGAGCCAGATCATCGAATTACGTTTCTTTGGCGGCCTGAGCATCGCGGAAACTGCCGAGGTGTTGAAGCTCGCGCCGATCACCGTGACCCGCGAGTGGCGCGCAGCCAAGGCCTGGCTGCGGCGTGAAATGAATAAGACATGA